The DNA sequence AGCCTCGGAGTCCTCGATGAAGTCACCGAGCTGGGAGTCGCCTTCGTCGCCGATGGTCTGGTCCAGCGAGATGGGCTCGCGGGCGTACTGCTGGATCTCCAGAACCTTCTCCGGGGTGATGTCCATCTCCCGGGCCAGTTCCTCGGGGGTGGGCTCGCGGCCCAGGTCCTGCAGCAGCTCACGCTGGATGCGGCCGAGCTTGTTGATCACCTCGACCATGTGCACCGGGATACGGATGGTGCGTGCTTGGTCGGCCATGGCACGGGTGATGGCCTGGCGGATCCACCAGGTGGCGTAGGTGGAGAACTTGTAGCCCTTGGTGTAGTCGAACTTCTCCACCGCGCGGATCAGACCGAGGTTGCCCTCTTGGATCAGGTCCAGGAACGCCATCCCGCGGCCGGTGTAACGCTTGGCCAGCGACACCACCAGTCGCAGGTTGGCCTCGAGCAGGTGGTTCTTGGCGCGGTCGCCGTCGCGACAGATCCACGCCATGTCGCGTCGGTAGGCGACCGCGAGCTTCTCGCCCTTTTCGGTGTGCTCGGCCATCTTCTGGGTGGCGAACAGGCCGGCTTCGATCCGCTTGGCCAGCTCGACTTCCTCTTCGGCGTTGAGCAGCGCGACCTTGCCGATCTGCTTGAGGTAGGCGCGCACCGAGTCGGCCGAGGCGGTGAGCTCGGCGTCTTTACGAGCCTGTCGCAGCGCCTCGGATTCCTCTTCGTCCCAGACGAAGTCGCCAGACGCCTTGTCCTTCTCGCTGGGCTCGGCGATCTCGTCGTCATCGCCCTCCTCGCCGTCCTCGGCCGAGTCCGCCGACGCGCTGGACGCGGCGCCCTCGCCCTCGGCAGCCGAGTCGGTGTCGTCTTCGTCGAGTTCGTCCAGGCTCAGGTCGGCGTCGTCGATGTCGTCCGCACCGGGCTCGCCGTCCAGCTCTACATCGGTGTCGAGATCCTCGGGCGCCAAGTCGGCGTCAGCGTTCTTGGCGCCGGCCTTGGTGGCCTTGGCGGCCTTCTTCGCCGGGCCCCGGGTCGACCGGGTCGCCGGCTTGGCTGCGCCGTCAGCGGCGGCGCCACGCGCCGTGGACTTGGTGGCCTTCTTGGCGGGCGCTGCTGCCTTGGTGGCCTTGGCCGCGGTCCGCTTGGCGGGAGCCTTCGCAGGCGACTTCACGGCGGCTTTGGCGGGTGCCTTGGCGGCACTGCCCTTCTTGGGCTCCTCAGTCGCCGGCTGTGCCTTGCTCGCTGCCACGTCCACCCCTTCGGTCGGACTGACTTTCGGGTCGCAGCGTCGTGCGCAACCGAAAGTGTCGGGTATGTCGAATGTCGGCTCTATTTCAGTTGGTGATCAACTGGGATAGTCGCCGCTATCGGTTAGGCGGCCGCCGTCGACCATTGTAACGACAGGGTGAGGCGGTAATCGCCGAGCGGGCGTTATTCAGCGGGTCACGTCGGTCGATGACGCCATCGCGGCCCCGACAATCCCCGCCGTGTTCTGCAGTGTCGCGGCGACCACCGGGGTCCGGTTGCCCAGCAGTGGCACCCACCGATCGGCTTTACGGCTGATACCGCCCCCGACGATGATCAGGTCCGGGCAGAGCGCGTCCTCGATCGCCATCAGCACCATGGTCACCTGCTTGGCCCATTTCTCCATGGACCAGTTCTTGCGTTCCTTGACCGACGCGGCGGCCCGGTGTTCGGCCTCTTTGCCGCCCACCTCGATATGCCCGAGTTCGGTGTTGGGCAGCAGCTTTCCGTTGTGGATCACCGCCGAGCCGATCCCGGTCCCGAAGGTCAGCAACACGACCACGCCGCTGTTGTTCTTGCCTGCGCCGAACCGCTCCTCGGCCAGCCCGGCGGCGTCGGCGTCGTTGAGGATGACGATCTGCTGGCCGTCGAGTTCGGCGGCGATCGTCTCCTGCGCGTTCAGCCCGATCCAGGACTTGTCGACGTTGGCGGCGGTCTGCACGACACCGTTGACCACCACGCCCGGATAGGTGACTCCCAGTGGGCCGGTCCACCCGAAGTCCCGGACCACCGCGGCGACGGTCTGGGCGACCAAGACCGGTGTGGCGGGGCTGGGCGTGGGCAGCTTGAACCGCTCACCGATCAGCGCTCCGGTGTCCAGATCGACGACGCCACCCTTGATGCCGCTGCCGCCCACGTCAACGCCGAAGCCCCGTCGCTGCCGCCGTGCGCCGGCGATCGGACGGTCCTCGATCGGGGCTGGAACGGGATCGGTGCCGGTCATCGGATCTCCTCGTCGGCGATCGGTCGTCAGCAGGTGCCGGAATGAATCTTGGTCAGCAGCGCGGGGTCGGGCAACCCGGTGGCGTCTGGACGCAGACCGGCCAGCGCGGCCTCGATGTCATCGCTGTGGGAGAGGCTGACGAAGTCGCTGCCGACCGCCAGATCCACCGAATCGTCGGGGCGGTCGTCGCGGAACAGTTCCGTGCACGGCGCCACCAACCACAGTGCTGCCGCGGCGGCCTGGCCCGCCGGGCCGAAGCGGATCTGGCCCTGGCAGTCCAGCCGGTCCTCGGCGTAGATGGGGTCGTTGGCGGCGGTCGGCTGGGGGAAGCCGTCGTCGCGCAGCGCGTCGGCGACATCGGCGGCCTGCCCGGCTCGGCCGCTGGCGTTGAGGACGCGGGCTTTGATGTCGGCCAGTTTGGCCGGGGTGGTGCTGCTCATCGCGGCGCGCGGCACCTGAGTGCCCAGCCGCGGCTGGGCGGGCTCGCTCGGCGCCGGCGGGGCATTGCACACCGCGACTTCATGGACGTCGACCGGCCGGGTGAGGGCCACCCCCCATGCCACGGCGGTGAGCAGCGCCAGCGCGGCCAAGGCGTAGGCGGCCGGTCGGTTGTTGCGTCGCCGGAACGGCCGACCGTGCTTGTCGAACTCGGAACCGGTAGTGATTTGCGCGACCACGTACGCACTCTAGAGGGCGCTCGCGGGGACGATCACCGTGGTCAGGAATGTAATGTGACGCAAATCACACTTGATCTGACCGCGATCCGGGCACGAATCATTTGGTGGATGCGTTCGACGCTGGTACAAAGCTCGCGCAGGGTTTCGAGGGGACTTGAGGGGAGAAGACCATGGCTACCGATTACGACGCCCCACGGCGCACCGAGACCGACGACGTTTCCGAGGATTCGTTGGAGGAACTCAAGGCGCGGCGTAACGAGGCGCAGTCCGCTGTGGTCGACGTCGACGAGT is a window from the Mycobacterium sp. SVM_VP21 genome containing:
- the cei gene encoding envelope integrity protein Cei, with translation MVAQITTGSEFDKHGRPFRRRNNRPAAYALAALALLTAVAWGVALTRPVDVHEVAVCNAPPAPSEPAQPRLGTQVPRAAMSSTTPAKLADIKARVLNASGRAGQAADVADALRDDGFPQPTAANDPIYAEDRLDCQGQIRFGPAGQAAAAALWLVAPCTELFRDDRPDDSVDLAVGSDFVSLSHSDDIEAALAGLRPDATGLPDPALLTKIHSGTC
- a CDS encoding ROK family protein, producing MTGTDPVPAPIEDRPIAGARRQRRGFGVDVGGSGIKGGVVDLDTGALIGERFKLPTPSPATPVLVAQTVAAVVRDFGWTGPLGVTYPGVVVNGVVQTAANVDKSWIGLNAQETIAAELDGQQIVILNDADAAGLAEERFGAGKNNSGVVVLLTFGTGIGSAVIHNGKLLPNTELGHIEVGGKEAEHRAAASVKERKNWSMEKWAKQVTMVLMAIEDALCPDLIIVGGGISRKADRWVPLLGNRTPVVAATLQNTAGIVGAAMASSTDVTR
- a CDS encoding RNA polymerase sigma factor produces the protein MAASKAQPATEEPKKGSAAKAPAKAAVKSPAKAPAKRTAAKATKAAAPAKKATKSTARGAAADGAAKPATRSTRGPAKKAAKATKAGAKNADADLAPEDLDTDVELDGEPGADDIDDADLSLDELDEDDTDSAAEGEGAASSASADSAEDGEEGDDDEIAEPSEKDKASGDFVWDEEESEALRQARKDAELTASADSVRAYLKQIGKVALLNAEEEVELAKRIEAGLFATQKMAEHTEKGEKLAVAYRRDMAWICRDGDRAKNHLLEANLRLVVSLAKRYTGRGMAFLDLIQEGNLGLIRAVEKFDYTKGYKFSTYATWWIRQAITRAMADQARTIRIPVHMVEVINKLGRIQRELLQDLGREPTPEELAREMDITPEKVLEIQQYAREPISLDQTIGDEGDSQLGDFIEDSEAVVAVDAVSFTLLQDQLQSVLETLSEREAGVVRLRFGLTDGQPRTLDEIGQVYGVTRERIRQIESKTMSKLRHPSRSQVLRDYLD